The following coding sequences lie in one Glycine max cultivar Williams 82 chromosome 19, Glycine_max_v4.0, whole genome shotgun sequence genomic window:
- the LOC100798151 gene encoding methionine aminopeptidase 2B isoform X2 yields MAEEITSQLKKNLLDEENGTSSHVVEGAADADADAELSPPSQKGDDAKEVSKKKKKKSKSKKKKELLQQTDPPSISVINLFPSGDFPEGEIQQYKDDNLWRTTSEEKRELERLQKPLYNSVRRAAEVHRQVRKYIKGILKPGMLMTDICETLENTVRKLISEDGLQAGIAFPTGCSLNWVAAHWTPNSGDKTILQYDDVMKLDFGTHVDGYIVDCAFTVAFNPMFDPLLEASREATNTGIKEAGIDVRLCDIGAAIQEVMESYEVEINGKVYQVKSIRNLNGHSIGRYQIHAGKSVPIVKGGEQTKMEEGEFFAIETFASTGKGYVREDLECSHYMKNFDVGHIPLRLPRAKQLLILLYVM; encoded by the exons atggcGGAGGAAATTacttctcaattaaaaaaaaatttgctgGATGAAGAAAATGGAACATCAAGTCATGTTGTAGAAGGGGCTGCTGATGCTGATGCTGATGCTGAGCTTTCTCCACCATCACAAAAAGGAGATGACGCTAAAG AAGtttcaaagaagaaaaagaagaaatctaAAAGCAA gaaaaagaaagaactcTTACAACAGACTGATCCACCATCAATTTCTGTTATTAACCTTTTCCCATCTGGAGATTTTCCTGAAGGTGAAATTCAGCAGTACAAAGACGA TAACCTATGGAGAACTACTTCAGAGGAGAAGAGAGAACTGGAGCGCCTGCAGAAACCATTATATAATTCAGTTCGTCGAGCGGCAGAAGTTCATCGTCAG GTTCGCAAATATATTAAAGGCATTTTAAAGCCCGGAATGTTGATGACTGACATATGTGAAACATTGGAGAACACTGTTCGTAAGCTAATATCAGAGGATGGCCTTCAAGCAGGCATTGCATTCCCCACAGGATGCTCTTTAAATTG GGTTGCTGCTCACTGGACCCCAAATTCAGGGGATAAGACTATACTTCAGTATGATGATGTGatgaaattggattttggtACCCATGTTGATG GATATATAGTTGACTGTGCTTTTACCGTGGCATTCAACCCCATGTTTGATCCACTGCTTGAAGCCTCTCGTGAAGCAACCAATACGGGTATTAAG GAAGCTGGAATCGATGTGCGCCTTTGTGACATTGGTGCCGCAATTCAAGAGGTCATGGAATCTTATGAAGTTGAGATTAATGGGAAGGTGTATCAAG TTAAGAGTATACGGAATTTGAATGGACATAGCATTGGTCGCTACCAAATCCATGCTGGAAAATCTGttcccattgtgaagggtgggGAGCAGACAAAGATGGAAGAGGGTGAATTTTTTGCTATTGAAACCTTTGCATCAACGG GGAAAGGATATGTACGAGAAGACCTGGAATGCAGCC
- the LOC100785443 gene encoding protein PLASTID MOVEMENT IMPAIRED 2, which produces MDGSASKPGNTTRGIGLVKAGVNLCGNRNIADVNSPSLKKDFSTKHSSKAKELHRASNDIVRYEETKWAAESAKAQAEAELSNAKQTVKDLFSMIGESIYKAKAEMRDMAPLKKYVKPSKDDNEYSQVMRELEHAKRELFQLKLDVGSVLEEKLRAEKEIEASRSTMLSFSRVAQKLRKEIEEASEEQVVVELARMDALNELRDIETVENTRNKLKEAIEEIDETKELEMKLATTLSDIDMLKNELKFVKKTGKRVHERGGESMEHIEEDQSRDVGVLEATKEEIEAAKKDLASIREQGFKFMASMDVTRNELKHVSAATNHLKNTESKIGAKVRNLSYKLLRAKSKLEAVSAAEEKAKSIVSNLSKTLDKLKSETEAAKKEKELIINGEVAGTKEEIKKALLEIKGSEERFQGAMQELEAVKSSEALALEKLKILTENAMKERISNLTKPSSLIIISKFEYEYLRNHAGKANEIAEKKVEAAKAWVEAVRESEKEIVMKTKIAATEGKAKEKLVAKRVNNELELENWSKYGTGISRKSIKTPSRGANSKFHQKASSPHRPVSPFIVKKKNKVITNWTKIFRGKKHH; this is translated from the coding sequence AAGCACTCTTCAAAAGCAAAAGAACTCCACAGAGCAAGCAATGATATTGTTCGGTACGAAGAGACCAAATGGGCAGCAGAATCTGCAAAAGCTCAAGCAGAAGCTGAGCTTTCCAATGCTAAACAGACAGTGAAAGATCTTTTCTCTATGATTGGGGAATCTATCTACAAGGCAAAAGCCGAAATGCGAGACATGGCACCACTAAAGAAGTATGTGAAACCGAGCAAGGATGATAATGAGTATTCACAAGTTATGAGAGAATTGGAACATGCTAAGCGGGAATTGTTCCAACTTAAGCTTGATGTGGGTTCTGTTTTGGAGGAGAAACTGCGAGCGGAGAAGGAAATCGAAGCATCGAGATCCACCATGCTGTCCTTCTCAAGAGTAGCACAAAAACTGAGGAAGGAGATTGAGGAAGCCAGTGAAGAACAAGTGGTGGTTGAATTGGCCAGAATGGACGCTTTGAATGAACTGAGAGACATTGAAACTGTTGAAAACACAAGGAACAAGTTGAAAGAGGCCATTGAAGAGATAGATGAGACAAAAGAGCTCGAAATGAAATTGGCCACGACATTGTCTGATATTGATATGTTGAAGAATGAGTTGAAGTTTGTTAAGAAAACGGGGAAAAGGGTACATGAAAGAGGTGGTGAGAGCATGGAGCATATAGAAGAAGATCAATCAAGAGATGTTGGTGTGTTAGAGGCTacaaaagaagaaatagaaGCAGCAAAGAAAGACTTGGCTTCCATTAGAGAACAAGGTTTTAAGTTTATGGCCTCTATGGATGTCACAAGAAATGAGCTGAAGCATGTGAGTGCAGCCACGAATCATTTAAAGAACACGGAATCGAAAATTGGTGCAAAAGTTCGAAACCTCAGTTACAAGCTCTTGAGAGCAAAATCTAAATTAGAAGCCGTGTCTGCTGCAGAGGAAAAGGCCAAATCAATAGTCAGTAACTTGTCAAAAACTCTTGATAAGCTCAAGTCCGAAACAGAagcagcaaaaaaagaaaaagagcttATAATAAATGGAGAGGTTGCAGGCACCAAAGAAGAGATTAAAAAGGCCTTGTTGGAGATAAAGGGGAGTGAGGAAAGATTTCAAGGTGCCATGCAGGAGCTAGAAGCAGTGAAATCATCAGAAGCTTTAGCCTTGGAGAAGCTCAAGATTCTTACGGAGAATGCCATGAAAGAGAGAATTAGTAATTTAACAAAGCCTAGTTCGTTAATTATAATATCAAAGTTTGAATATGAGTATTTGAGAAACCATGCAGGGAAGGCAAATGAAATTGCTGAGAAGAAAGTTGAAGCGGCAAAGGCGTGGGTTGAAGCTGTGAGGGAGAGTGAGAAGGAGATAGTGATGAAGACTAAGATAGCTGCTACTGAgggaaaagcaaaagaaaagttGGTTGCAAAGAGAGTTAATAATGAATTGGAGTTGGAGAATTGGTCCAAGTATGGCACTGGCATTTCGAGAAAGAGCATCAAGACGCCTTCTAGAGGAGCTAATTCTAAGTTTCATCAGAAGGCTTCTTCACCTCATCGTCCTGTCAGTCCTTTCATtgttaagaagaaaaacaaggtAATAACAAATTGGACCAAGATTTTTAGAGGGAAGAAACACCACTAG